From the genome of Rhizobium leguminosarum, one region includes:
- a CDS encoding iron-containing alcohol dehydrogenase — protein sequence MKSFTFQTPSNIIIEAGASSKIGGLLKGYKATHVLLVTDEGVRAAGLTRNAEAAIAEAGIALTVFDGVVVDAPSDVIEAAAEICRECGVDAVVAIGGGSALDTAKLVAYLAKTPDKLDAIYGVDLATGDRLPLLLVPTTAGTGSEVTPISIVKTPNNEKKAVISPRLLPDWAILDPELTLGLPPHLTAQTGIDAMAHAIEAYTGKIKKNPISDQFALKALALLSANLRKVCADGSDLEARSEMLLGSMLAGMAFANSPVAAVHALAYPIGEIFDVGHGHSVALVLPYVLEFNRPAAEALYAELSNVIQPGYRHQSDAVDAAAFIAEIEAICRDCGVPGSLSAVGIGEGDLSKLAEGAMKHEERLLVNNPRELDYDQVREIYAKALAGVSRL from the coding sequence ATGAAGTCCTTTACTTTCCAGACTCCGTCCAACATCATTATCGAGGCAGGCGCGTCCAGCAAGATCGGCGGGCTCCTCAAGGGCTACAAGGCCACCCATGTGCTGCTCGTCACCGACGAGGGCGTACGGGCGGCCGGGCTGACGCGCAATGCGGAAGCGGCGATTGCCGAAGCCGGCATCGCGCTCACCGTGTTCGACGGCGTGGTCGTCGACGCGCCGTCGGATGTCATCGAAGCGGCAGCAGAAATCTGCCGCGAGTGCGGCGTCGACGCTGTCGTGGCGATCGGCGGCGGCAGCGCGCTGGATACGGCAAAGCTCGTCGCCTATCTCGCCAAAACCCCGGACAAGCTTGATGCTATCTATGGTGTCGACCTTGCCACCGGCGACCGACTGCCGCTGCTGCTGGTGCCGACCACGGCGGGCACCGGATCGGAAGTGACGCCGATCTCCATCGTTAAGACGCCGAACAACGAGAAGAAGGCGGTTATCTCGCCGCGCCTCCTCCCGGACTGGGCGATCCTCGATCCCGAACTGACGCTCGGTCTGCCGCCGCACCTCACCGCTCAGACGGGCATCGACGCCATGGCGCACGCGATCGAGGCCTATACCGGCAAGATCAAGAAGAACCCGATCTCCGACCAGTTCGCGCTGAAGGCGCTGGCGCTGCTGTCGGCTAATCTCAGGAAAGTGTGCGCGGACGGCTCTGACCTCGAAGCGCGCTCGGAAATGCTGCTCGGCTCCATGCTGGCCGGCATGGCGTTTGCCAACTCGCCGGTTGCCGCGGTGCATGCGCTCGCCTATCCGATCGGCGAGATCTTCGATGTCGGGCACGGCCACTCCGTTGCGCTGGTCCTGCCCTACGTGTTGGAATTCAACCGCCCGGCAGCCGAAGCGCTCTATGCCGAGCTCTCCAACGTTATCCAGCCCGGCTATCGCCACCAGTCCGATGCGGTGGACGCTGCGGCCTTCATCGCCGAGATCGAGGCGATCTGCCGAGACTGCGGGGTGCCCGGCTCGCTTTCGGCGGTTGGAATCGGCGAAGGCGATCTTTCCAAGCTGGCGGAGGGTGCGATGAAGCACGAGGAGCGCCTACTGGTCAACAATCCGCGCGAGCTCGACTACGACCAGGTTCGGGAGATCTATGCCAAAGCGCTTGCGGGAGTGAGCAGGCTATGA
- a CDS encoding poly(R)-hydroxyalkanoic acid synthase subunit PhaE, whose translation MLLRMSEMWRSNMEQSGEVGKLWFNSMMPFFTMRAADSSLFAAAQGGEILKTIKRMVEGPHLADMCNLDRQVYALMAAWMDVGQRMAAYHAIASVPWSKAYERYSATLAGTKEGDAKDFGWRKAFDKWRDIANKELISNLRSKDFLAAQRELLLAALDLRTCQQQMTDSVAKLLGVPSQHDFDELTRQFTELRREVRASIRAQRDEVEGARGVATQPGKG comes from the coding sequence ATGCTGCTGCGCATGTCGGAAATGTGGCGGAGCAACATGGAGCAGTCAGGGGAGGTTGGAAAATTGTGGTTCAACTCGATGATGCCCTTTTTCACCATGCGCGCGGCTGACAGCAGCCTGTTTGCCGCCGCACAGGGCGGCGAGATCTTGAAAACTATCAAGCGCATGGTGGAAGGCCCGCACCTTGCCGACATGTGCAACCTCGACCGGCAGGTCTACGCGCTGATGGCTGCCTGGATGGACGTGGGCCAGCGCATGGCGGCCTATCACGCCATAGCCTCCGTGCCGTGGAGCAAGGCCTATGAACGCTACAGCGCAACGCTCGCCGGCACGAAGGAAGGAGACGCCAAGGATTTCGGCTGGCGCAAGGCTTTCGACAAGTGGAGGGACATTGCGAACAAGGAACTGATCAGCAACCTGCGCTCTAAGGATTTCCTCGCCGCGCAGCGCGAATTGCTGCTCGCCGCGCTGGACCTGCGCACCTGCCAGCAGCAAATGACCGACAGCGTCGCGAAGCTGTTAGGCGTTCCGAGCCAACACGACTTCGACGAGCTGACGCGGCAGTTCACGGAACTCAGGCGGGAGGTGCGCGCCAGCATAAGGGCACAGCGCGATGAAGTCGAAGGTGCACGCGGTGTCGCCACACAACCAGGAAAGGGATAA
- a CDS encoding alpha/beta fold hydrolase, giving the protein MTEPRKTAFNSILKDFAENVGKFYKGADVLAGIRDEDVDVGTTPKTLVMRRDKVKLFRYEPTVKRTVETPVLIVYSLVGRYTIADLQPDRSLVRSLLAEGVNLWLIEWGKLGRAERWLTMDDYVDDYIHEAVHRICRETGHDKVTLLGICEGGVFTTCYAALHPEKVKNLVLTMTPIDFHADIDDPEPSHGLLNIWTRALAPEDIDRMVDALGVIPGELMSLIFSLMTPMQALTKYNVELFDIAGDKDRLMNFLRMEKWLADRQEHPGAAGRQWLKELYHENRLVEGRFELLGRIVDLRAIDVPVLNIFGLDDHIIPATCSKALGGQIGGTDYTEVPFQGMGHVGVLVSSKSQGKLAKSIVEWLQPRDG; this is encoded by the coding sequence ATGACCGAACCCCGCAAAACCGCCTTCAACAGCATCCTGAAGGATTTCGCCGAGAATGTCGGCAAGTTTTACAAGGGCGCGGACGTGCTCGCCGGCATCCGCGACGAGGATGTCGATGTCGGAACAACCCCGAAGACGCTCGTCATGCGCCGCGACAAGGTGAAGCTGTTTCGCTACGAGCCGACGGTCAAGCGCACCGTTGAGACGCCGGTCCTCATCGTCTATAGCCTGGTCGGCCGCTACACTATCGCGGACCTCCAGCCCGACCGCTCGCTGGTGCGTAGCCTGCTCGCCGAGGGCGTCAACCTTTGGCTGATCGAATGGGGCAAGCTCGGCCGCGCCGAGCGCTGGCTGACTATGGACGACTATGTCGACGACTATATCCACGAGGCGGTGCACCGGATCTGCCGCGAGACGGGCCATGACAAGGTGACGCTGCTCGGCATCTGCGAGGGTGGTGTCTTCACCACCTGCTATGCGGCGCTCCACCCGGAGAAGGTCAAGAACCTGGTCCTGACCATGACGCCGATCGACTTCCACGCCGATATCGACGACCCGGAGCCCAGTCACGGCCTCCTCAACATCTGGACGCGCGCGCTTGCGCCCGAGGATATCGACCGCATGGTCGATGCGCTGGGCGTCATCCCCGGCGAACTTATGAGCTTGATCTTCTCGCTCATGACGCCAATGCAAGCGCTGACTAAGTACAATGTCGAACTCTTCGACATCGCCGGTGACAAGGACCGGCTGATGAACTTCCTGCGCATGGAGAAATGGCTGGCCGATCGACAGGAACACCCAGGCGCAGCCGGCCGGCAATGGCTGAAGGAGCTCTATCACGAGAACCGCCTGGTCGAGGGCAGGTTCGAGCTGTTGGGCCGCATCGTCGACCTCCGCGCGATCGACGTGCCCGTGCTCAACATCTTCGGCCTGGACGACCATATCATTCCGGCGACCTGTTCCAAGGCGCTCGGCGGTCAGATCGGCGGCACAGACTATACGGAGGTTCCGTTCCAGGGCATGGGGCATGTCGGCGTGCTCGTTTCGAGCAAGTCGCAGGGCAAGCTCGCCAAAAGCATAGTTGAATGGCTCCAGCCACGGGACGGGTAG
- the repA gene encoding plasmid partitioning protein RepA, whose protein sequence is MPHSENPTFQTEKASERISRHANEIAARLTKRGAVPNFGEPDDRTLRSFSLGEVAEILGVSGSYLRQLSIDGLGPTPELGTAGRRSYTLRQINELRAYLASARQKEALKFCPRRREGEKLQIISVAGSASTTTSLYLAQGLALQGYRVLAIDLDPNGSLSKMFGYYFPDIGFPDHYVSMYGALSYDDDRSSMSSVIRPTHFDGLDLVPGTCELEIFERESTKRFHSEDLRIADVSTKMVSALKEVEANYDVVVIRCGGGSFLTAGAYEAATGVLLTVRPEWPEITSMTMSLSVLSHFVSLIEEAGRSVNHDFTKFLVTRHSPRDVSQQEAVALLRDSLGHDLLTATVWESDAIRDAGVKKRSLYELVAGAVGRSAYEQAMETLNSTNAEVMDIISEVWGRPPMYVMRASRTAGKASS, encoded by the coding sequence ATGCCGCATTCTGAGAATCCAACCTTTCAGACGGAGAAAGCGTCGGAGCGCATTTCGCGCCATGCCAATGAAATTGCGGCTCGCCTAACCAAGCGGGGGGCAGTTCCTAATTTCGGAGAACCCGACGACAGGACCCTTCGCTCGTTCTCCTTGGGCGAGGTTGCCGAGATTCTCGGCGTGTCGGGCAGTTATTTGCGCCAGTTGTCAATTGATGGGCTGGGGCCAACACCGGAACTAGGGACCGCAGGACGGCGCTCCTATACGCTTCGACAGATCAACGAACTCCGTGCCTATCTCGCTTCGGCCCGTCAGAAAGAGGCTTTGAAGTTTTGCCCGCGCAGGCGCGAGGGTGAGAAACTCCAGATCATCTCAGTAGCCGGCTCCGCAAGCACCACCACATCGCTCTATCTGGCTCAGGGCCTTGCACTTCAAGGATACCGCGTTCTCGCCATAGACCTCGATCCGAATGGCTCATTGTCGAAAATGTTCGGTTATTATTTTCCGGATATCGGTTTTCCCGACCACTACGTGAGCATGTATGGCGCTTTAAGCTATGATGACGATCGGTCCAGTATGAGCTCTGTAATCCGACCCACCCATTTTGATGGTCTTGATCTTGTGCCGGGTACTTGCGAGCTCGAAATATTCGAACGGGAAAGTACGAAGCGCTTCCATAGTGAGGACTTGAGAATCGCAGACGTTAGCACCAAAATGGTGTCTGCGCTCAAAGAAGTCGAGGCGAATTACGACGTCGTCGTTATCCGCTGTGGAGGTGGAAGCTTTCTGACCGCAGGTGCGTATGAAGCAGCGACCGGCGTGCTGTTGACGGTCCGCCCTGAATGGCCTGAGATCACGTCAATGACCATGTCCCTCAGCGTTTTATCGCATTTCGTCTCCTTGATCGAAGAGGCTGGAAGGTCGGTAAATCATGATTTCACCAAATTCTTGGTGACAAGGCACAGCCCGCGTGACGTCTCGCAGCAGGAGGCAGTCGCACTACTGCGGGACTCCCTGGGGCATGATCTGTTGACTGCGACCGTCTGGGAATCGGACGCGATCCGAGACGCGGGGGTCAAAAAGCGATCGTTGTATGAGTTGGTAGCCGGGGCGGTAGGCCGATCGGCGTACGAGCAAGCGATGGAAACACTGAATTCCACGAATGCGGAGGTAATGGACATCATATCCGAGGTTTGGGGCCGTCCCCCGATGTATGTGATGAGGGCTTCGCGCACTGCAGGTAAGGCGAGTTCCTAA
- a CDS encoding HAD family hydrolase — MPKMKKRALKGSRRRSAFVAMLPIQGTACTADRIGLPAQLEVAHPDDPFRTRPHAAAETAAGRPITVTHRLRDRRSRGATLISHISFDVWNTLVTANPSHATRRTKFLATCFDKEEAAVRNAYAEVKKWVNQHAIETGYAPSLSENIRLLMMRCNVQKDPGLIAKAFEHVFENCKPVVLDTTVRLIHSLADDGFTLSIGSNSSFISGTTMHNFLESTFGCVFRFGIYSDLLGYAKPNEAFFNKIIKSCGVAADNILHVGDDAICDLQGARSAGMRGALVGRSEDIQEAVYDAV, encoded by the coding sequence ATGCCGAAAATGAAAAAGCGCGCCCTGAAAGGAAGTCGGCGTCGGAGTGCATTCGTCGCAATGTTGCCGATCCAGGGAACGGCTTGTACGGCGGATCGGATTGGGCTGCCCGCCCAGTTGGAAGTGGCGCATCCCGACGATCCGTTTCGGACCCGCCCACACGCCGCAGCCGAAACGGCTGCGGGACGACCAATCACAGTTACACATCGCTTGAGGGATCGCAGATCCCGTGGAGCCACGTTGATCAGTCACATTTCTTTTGACGTCTGGAATACTCTCGTAACAGCGAACCCAAGTCATGCGACGAGGAGGACCAAGTTTCTCGCCACCTGTTTTGATAAGGAAGAAGCAGCTGTGAGGAATGCATACGCGGAGGTCAAGAAGTGGGTTAACCAACACGCGATCGAAACGGGGTACGCCCCATCCCTGTCCGAAAATATTCGTCTGCTTATGATGCGTTGTAATGTTCAAAAAGATCCAGGTTTGATCGCAAAGGCGTTTGAGCACGTTTTTGAGAATTGCAAACCAGTTGTTTTGGACACCACGGTGAGGTTAATCCATTCGTTGGCAGACGACGGGTTTACGCTATCAATTGGTAGCAACTCGAGTTTTATTAGCGGCACTACGATGCACAACTTTCTTGAGAGCACCTTTGGATGCGTATTTCGGTTCGGAATCTATTCCGACCTGCTTGGATATGCAAAGCCAAACGAGGCATTTTTCAACAAAATCATCAAGTCGTGCGGCGTTGCGGCCGACAACATCCTGCATGTGGGCGATGACGCCATCTGCGATCTGCAAGGTGCGCGCAGCGCTGGAATGCGCGGTGCCCTGGTGGGAAGATCTGAGGACATTCAAGAGGCTGTTTATGACGCAGTTTGA
- a CDS encoding iron-containing alcohol dehydrogenase, producing MKAFTFQTPSNIFFGAGASSKIGELLKGYKAAHVLLVTDEKVRAAGLTRNAEAAIAEAGIALTVFDGVVVDAPSHVIEAAAEICRECGVDAVAAIGGGSVLDTAKLVAYLAKTPDKLDVIYGVGRATGDRLPLLLVPTTAGTGSEVTLTSIVKTPNNEKKAVISPRLLPDWAILDPQLTLGLPPHLTAQTGIDAMAHAIEAYTGKIKKNPISDQFALKALALLSANLRKVYTDGSDLEARSDMLFGSMLAGMAFANSPVAAVHALAYPIGEIFDVGHGHSVALVLPYVLEFNRPAAEALYAELSNVIQPGYRHQSDAVDAAAFIAEIEAICRDCGVPGSLSAVGIGEGDLSKLAEGAMKHEERLLVNNPRELDYDQVREIYAKALAGVSRP from the coding sequence ATGAAAGCCTTTACTTTCCAGACCCCGTCAAACATCTTTTTCGGGGCAGGCGCGTCCAGCAAGATCGGCGAGCTCCTCAAGGGCTACAAGGCCGCCCATGTGCTGCTCGTCACCGACGAGAAGGTGCGGGCGGCCGGGCTGACGCGCAATGCGGAAGCGGCGATTGCCGAAGCCGGCATCGCGCTCACCGTGTTCGACGGCGTGGTCGTCGACGCACCGTCGCATGTCATCGAAGCGGCGGCAGAAATCTGCCGCGAGTGCGGCGTCGACGCTGTCGCGGCGATCGGCGGCGGCAGCGTACTGGATACGGCAAAGCTCGTCGCCTATCTCGCCAAAACCCCAGACAAGCTTGATGTTATCTATGGCGTCGGCCGTGCCACCGGCGACCGCCTGCCGCTGCTGCTGGTGCCGACCACGGCGGGCACCGGATCGGAAGTGACGTTGACCTCCATCGTTAAGACGCCGAACAACGAGAAGAAGGCGGTGATCTCGCCGCGCCTCCTCCCGGACTGGGCGATCCTCGATCCCCAACTGACGCTCGGCCTGCCGCCGCACCTCACCGCCCAGACGGGCATTGACGCCATGGCGCACGCGATCGAGGCCTATACCGGTAAGATCAAGAAGAACCCGATCTCCGACCAGTTCGCGCTGAAGGCGCTGGCGCTGCTGTCGGCCAATCTCAGGAAAGTGTACACGGACGGCTCGGACCTCGAAGCGCGCTCGGACATGCTGTTCGGCTCCATGCTGGCCGGCATGGCGTTTGCCAACTCGCCGGTTGCCGCGGTGCATGCGCTCGCCTATCCGATCGGCGAGATCTTCGATGTCGGGCACGGCCACTCCGTTGCGCTGGTCCTGCCCTACGTGTTGGAATTCAACCGCCCGGCAGCCGAAGCGCTCTATGCCGAGCTCTCCAACGTTATCCAGCCCGGCTATCGCCACCAGTCCGATGCGGTGGACGCTGCGGCCTTCATCGCCGAGATCGAGGCGATCTGCCGAGACTGCGGGGTGCCCGGCTCGCTTTCGGCGGTTGGAATCGGCGAAGGCGATCTTTCCAAGCTGGCGGAGGGTGCGATGAAGCACGAGGAGCGCCTACTGGTCAACAATCCGCGCGAGCTCGACTACGACCAGGTTCGGGAGATCTATGCCAAAGCGCTTGCGGGAGTGAGCCGGCCATGA
- a CDS encoding LexA family protein, whose amino-acid sequence MNPKMSPSLDPQAATARRGLTQIQGQYLAFIYAYSRIFKQPPAEADMRRHFGVTAPSVHQMVLTLEKAGFISRVPGAARSIQLLIPPEALPILR is encoded by the coding sequence ATGAATCCCAAAATGAGTCCCTCACTTGACCCGCAAGCCGCAACGGCAAGACGGGGCCTTACGCAGATCCAAGGCCAGTACCTGGCCTTCATCTACGCCTACAGCCGCATCTTCAAACAGCCTCCGGCCGAAGCCGACATGCGTCGCCACTTCGGCGTTACGGCTCCGTCTGTTCACCAGATGGTGCTGACCCTCGAGAAGGCGGGTTTTATATCTCGCGTGCCAGGCGCCGCACGCAGCATCCAACTTCTCATCCCACCAGAAGCCCTGCCAATTCTACGATAA
- a CDS encoding IS630 family transposase (programmed frameshift), whose product MNIKFHIELSQSERDQLAALFERGCHRSRKIKRAQILVAANEGFSDEVIAATLNVSGSTIYRTKRRFVEANLEGALSEEPRPGVERKLSSKEEALLVATACSKPPPGRARWTLELLADEMVRLTDHDQLSSETVRRRLAENHLKPWRKDMWCIPKIDGEYVARMEDVLDLYAETPDPQRPVVCFDESPTQLIGEVREPIAAKPGQLERYDCEYRRNGTVNLFVFMDAHRPWRRVKVTDRRTNQDFAECMRELVDVDYPDAPIIRVVMDNLSTHSAGALYDAFPAPQARRVLKRLEFHHTPKHASWLNMVEIEIGVLRSQCLDRRIDNKDTIIAEVAAWEQQRNAHGAKIQWMFTTENARKKLRKAYPVKES is encoded by the exons ATGAATATAAAGTTTCACATAGAGCTTAGCCAATCGGAACGTGACCAACTGGCCGCTTTGT TTGAGCGGGGGTGCCACAGGTCGCGCAAGATCAAGCGCGCCCAGATCCTGGTCGCAGCGAACGAAGGCTTCAGCGACGAGGTGATCGCGGCAACCTTGAACGTCAGCGGATCGACGATTTACCGGACCAAACGCCGGTTTGTGGAAGCCAATCTGGAAGGGGCGCTCAGCGAAGAACCGCGCCCGGGTGTTGAGCGCAAGCTATCGAGCAAGGAGGAGGCGCTGTTGGTAGCGACCGCCTGCTCAAAGCCGCCGCCCGGGCGAGCCCGCTGGACCCTGGAGCTTCTGGCAGATGAGATGGTCCGGCTCACCGATCATGACCAGTTGTCCTCGGAGACCGTGCGTCGCCGGCTGGCTGAGAACCATCTCAAGCCTTGGCGCAAAGACATGTGGTGCATCCCAAAGATCGATGGGGAATACGTCGCGCGCATGGAGGATGTTCTCGACCTCTACGCAGAAACGCCTGATCCACAAAGGCCCGTGGTCTGCTTCGACGAGAGCCCGACCCAACTCATCGGCGAAGTGCGCGAGCCCATTGCGGCCAAGCCTGGCCAGCTTGAACGCTACGATTGCGAGTATCGCCGAAACGGCACGGTCAATCTGTTTGTCTTCATGGACGCCCACCGGCCCTGGCGCAGGGTGAAGGTCACCGATCGGCGAACCAACCAAGACTTCGCCGAGTGCATGCGCGAACTGGTCGACGTCGATTATCCCGACGCGCCGATCATCCGCGTGGTGATGGACAACCTCTCCACTCATTCCGCCGGGGCGCTTTACGACGCATTTCCCGCCCCGCAAGCTCGAAGGGTGCTGAAGCGACTGGAGTTCCACCACACGCCCAAGCACGCCAGTTGGCTCAACATGGTCGAGATCGAGATCGGTGTCCTGCGTAGCCAATGCCTCGACCGTCGTATCGACAACAAAGACACCATAATCGCCGAAGTCGCAGCCTGGGAGCAGCAACGCAACGCCCACGGCGCAAAGATCCAATGGATGTTCACAACCGAAAATGCCCGCAAAAAGCTCCGTAAAGCTTACCCCGTCAAAGAGTCATAA
- the acs gene encoding acetate--CoA ligase: MNENKQAAGVYSVPKEWAERAFIDSERYAAMYAASIADPKGFWGEHGKRIHWFKPYGTVKNTSFEPGKVSIKWFEDGTTNVSHNCVDRHLPERGDQIAIIGVRDDPKDDAVRITYRELHAHVMKWANVLQSQGVRKGDNVTLYLPTIPEAAYAMLACARIGAVHSAVSTGLSPDKLGSRIADAASTVVVTADQGPRGGRNNPMKANVDAALDKLPGVVTSVIVVKRTGAPVEMLQGRDHYYDELAMTVPDECPPVEMNAEDPLFLLYTSGSTGKPKGVVHTTGGYLVYAAMTHQYVFDYHVGDIHWCTAELGWITGHSYIVYGPLANGATTLIFEGTPTYPSMSRYWDVIDKHKVSLFYTAPTAIRSLMGSGEDAVKSNSLASLRLLGSVGEPIDPKTWEWYHRVVGGGRCPIVDTWFQTETGGILITPLPGATKLKPGSVGTPFFGVRPELVDEAGDVLDGVENGNLVIADSWPGQMRTLYRDHERFEQEYFSLYPGKYFTGDGARRDADGYYSITGRVDDVINVSGHRIGTAEVESALVAHASVSEAAVVGYPHEIKGQGIYAYVTLIDGEAAADELRKELVSWVRKEIGPIFTIDKVQFALGLPKTTSGKIIRRILRKIAEDKCTEFGDSSTLSNPTVVDHLIDNRLNRKAA; encoded by the coding sequence ATGAACGAAAACAAGCAGGCGGCGGGCGTCTATTCAGTTCCGAAGGAATGGGCCGAGCGCGCTTTCATCGACTCGGAGCGCTACGCGGCGATGTATGCGGCTTCGATCGCCGACCCCAAGGGGTTCTGGGGCGAGCATGGCAAGCGCATCCACTGGTTCAAGCCTTACGGCACCGTCAAGAACACCTCGTTCGAGCCGGGCAAGGTTTCGATTAAATGGTTCGAAGACGGCACCACCAATGTCTCCCATAATTGCGTCGACCGGCATCTGCCCGAGCGGGGCGATCAGATCGCCATCATCGGGGTGCGGGACGACCCGAAAGATGACGCCGTCCGGATCACCTATCGCGAACTACACGCCCATGTTATGAAATGGGCGAACGTCCTGCAGTCGCAAGGCGTCCGCAAGGGCGACAACGTCACCCTCTACCTTCCGACGATCCCTGAGGCGGCCTATGCCATGCTCGCCTGCGCGCGCATCGGCGCCGTCCATTCGGCGGTCTCCACCGGCCTCTCGCCGGACAAACTGGGAAGCCGCATCGCCGACGCCGCGAGCACCGTCGTGGTGACCGCAGACCAAGGCCCACGCGGCGGGCGCAATAATCCGATGAAGGCCAATGTCGACGCGGCGCTGGATAAGCTTCCCGGGGTGGTGACAAGCGTCATCGTTGTCAAGCGGACCGGCGCACCGGTCGAGATGCTGCAAGGCCGCGACCACTATTACGACGAGCTGGCCATGACCGTTCCCGACGAATGCCCACCCGTGGAAATGAACGCTGAGGACCCGTTGTTCCTCCTCTACACGTCGGGTTCCACCGGCAAGCCCAAGGGCGTGGTGCACACCACCGGCGGCTATCTCGTCTATGCCGCCATGACGCATCAATATGTCTTCGACTATCACGTCGGCGACATCCACTGGTGCACTGCCGAACTCGGCTGGATCACCGGCCACAGCTACATTGTCTACGGGCCGCTCGCCAACGGTGCGACGACCCTCATCTTCGAGGGCACCCCAACCTATCCGAGCATGTCGCGCTACTGGGACGTCATCGACAAGCACAAGGTCAGCCTGTTCTATACCGCCCCCACCGCGATCCGCTCCTTGATGGGATCGGGCGAGGACGCGGTGAAATCGAATTCGCTCGCCTCGCTCCGCCTCCTCGGTTCAGTCGGCGAGCCGATCGACCCGAAAACCTGGGAATGGTATCACCGCGTCGTCGGCGGCGGTCGCTGCCCGATCGTCGACACCTGGTTTCAGACCGAGACCGGCGGCATCCTGATTACGCCGCTTCCCGGCGCCACCAAGCTGAAGCCAGGCTCCGTCGGCACCCCTTTCTTCGGCGTCAGGCCTGAGCTGGTCGATGAGGCGGGCGACGTGCTCGATGGCGTTGAAAACGGAAACCTGGTTATCGCTGACAGCTGGCCGGGCCAGATGCGCACGCTTTACCGCGACCACGAGCGCTTCGAGCAGGAATATTTCTCCCTCTATCCAGGCAAATATTTTACCGGCGACGGCGCCCGGCGGGATGCAGACGGCTATTACTCGATCACGGGTCGCGTCGACGACGTCATCAACGTCTCTGGCCACCGCATCGGCACGGCGGAAGTCGAATCCGCCCTGGTCGCCCACGCTAGCGTTTCGGAAGCCGCGGTGGTCGGCTATCCGCACGAGATCAAGGGGCAGGGCATCTACGCTTACGTAACCCTTATCGACGGCGAGGCTGCCGCTGACGAGCTGCGCAAGGAACTCGTTTCCTGGGTGCGCAAGGAGATAGGCCCGATCTTCACGATCGACAAGGTCCAGTTCGCGCTGGGCCTGCCGAAAACAACCTCGGGGAAAATCATCCGCCGCATCCTGCGCAAGATCGCGGAGGACAAATGCACCGAGTTCGGTGACTCCTCGACGCTCTCTAACCCCACCGTGGTCGATCACCTGATAGACAACCGGCTGAACCGGAAGGCTGCCTGA
- a CDS encoding adenylate kinase — MRLIILGPPGAGKGTQAARLAERLGVPQLSTGDMLRAAVTKGSPVGLAARDLIARGELVGDDIVVNCVLGRIAEPGAASGFILDGFPRTLGQARAFDQALEKAHLGLDAVLELKVVESVLLDRIIYRAREAKAAGLPVRADDNPEALKVRLEAYRTQTQPLADYYRTAGLLRTVNGLRPVDEVTSSLFAELRLQPRTADLGSLG, encoded by the coding sequence ATGAGATTGATCATCCTTGGACCGCCGGGGGCGGGCAAGGGAACACAGGCAGCGCGCCTCGCCGAGCGGCTGGGCGTGCCACAACTGTCGACGGGAGATATGCTGCGCGCCGCGGTCACCAAGGGCTCGCCGGTTGGCCTTGCTGCGCGCGACCTCATAGCGCGGGGCGAATTGGTTGGCGACGACATCGTCGTCAATTGCGTCCTCGGACGCATCGCCGAGCCGGGCGCTGCATCCGGCTTCATCCTCGACGGCTTTCCCCGCACGCTGGGACAGGCGCGGGCCTTCGACCAAGCGCTCGAAAAGGCACACCTCGGTCTGGATGCGGTGCTCGAACTGAAGGTTGTGGAATCCGTGCTGCTCGACCGCATCATCTATCGGGCGCGCGAGGCCAAGGCCGCAGGCCTGCCGGTGCGCGCAGACGACAATCCGGAAGCGCTGAAAGTCAGGCTCGAGGCCTACCGGACGCAGACGCAGCCGCTTGCGGACTACTACCGCACCGCCGGGCTCCTACGCACCGTCAATGGGCTGAGACCCGTCGATGAGGTTACGTCCAGCCTTTTTGCGGAATTGCGGCTCCAACCGAGAACGGCCGACCTGGGTTCTCTTGGGTGA